From Penicillium psychrofluorescens genome assembly, chromosome: 1, one genomic window encodes:
- a CDS encoding uncharacterized protein (ID:PFLUO_001766-T1.cds;~source:funannotate), whose product MADLEEFITQKVLEKCKLYACVDRFLVCLAGIRHDPHSHPIPDFKSFNKRDTEKLKEIAVELQADINRLLPGYLGDNADILFNQKLKRQLDDRWALMENKRQKLADEPTTFQESLLETLAMQHWRQMSDSEGDDKQTAPALAQIAWDEARKQLESSIISERKSASFVCGGIIPIEITGITKIATNVPVLGHPFSPPVHIFWAPGDDNKARKLILPVNDDAVHDSSIERLRQLVVDCDVASFGKGQQDVVDPEYRKAGKLDPHNFASSFHPADFGILENVEQILLPSISTDTQNRLPFRKLSAELYKLNVYSGPSGLFRKHVDTPRAGSQVGSLVVCLPSFFKGGDLLVRHHGKEVVFDWSSHSTDAIQWAAFYSDCEHEIKTVSDGERITLTYNLYVTEPLGGSIPPNVVVDPKTLPLYDFLRGLVARPGFMKDGTIRKTMF is encoded by the exons ATGGCTGACCTAGAAGAATTTATCACTCAAAAGGTGCTGGAG AAATGCAAGCTGTATGCGTGCGTGGACCGCTTTCTGGTTTGCCTCGCTGGCATACGGCATGATCCCCACTCGCATCCCATTCCCGATTTCAAATCATTCAACAAGAGAGACACTGAGAAGTTGAAAGAAATTGCGGTGGAGTTGCAAGCTGACATCAACCGTCTCCTTCCCGGATACTTGGGCGACAATGCCGATATCTTATTCAATCAAAAGCTGAAGAGACAGCTGGACGATCGATGGGCTCTCATGGAAAACAAACGGCAGAAACTTGCTGATGAGCCAACCACCTTCCAAGAGAGCTTGCTGGAAACACTCGCTATGCAACACTGGCGGCAGATGTCTGATAGTGAAGGGGATGATAAGCAGACGGCCCCTGCATTGGCTCAAATTGCCTGGGATGAGGCTCGAAAGCAGCTTGAAAGTTCAATCATCAGCGAAAGAAAATCCGCATCCTTTGTCTGTGGCGGTATCATCCCCATTGAAATCACTGGAATAACCAAGATAGCGACGAACGTGCCAG TTCTCGGACACCCGTTTTCGCCCCCCGTTCACATCTTCTGGGCTCCTGGAGATGACAACAAGGCCCGAAAGTTGATTCTGCCGGTCAATGACGATGCTGTCCATGATTCTAGCATAGAAAGACTTCGTCAATTAGTTGTGGATTGCGACGTCGCCAGCTTTGGAAAAGGACAACAGGATGTGGTCGATCCCGAATACCGCAAGGCTGGAAAGCTTGACCCTCACAACTTCGCGAGTAGCTTCCACCCAGCCGATTTTGGGATTCTCGAAAACGTCGAgcagattcttcttcccagcATTAGTACCGATACTCAGAACCGACTGCCATTCCGGAAGCTCAGTGCTGAGCTGTACAAACTGAAT GTCTACTCGGGACCATCGGGACTTTTCCGAAAACATGTCGATACTCCCCGCGCTGGGAGCCAGGTTGGCTCACTTGTTGTGTGcttgccatccttcttcAAGGGCGGTGACTTGCTTGTTCGCCATCACGGCAAGGAGGTCGTGTTTGACTGGAGTTCTCACAGCACGGATGCCATTCAATGGGCAGCCTTCTACAGTGACTGCGAACATGAGATCAAGACAGTCAGTGATGGTGAGCGCATTACTTTAACTTACAATCTCTACGTAACCGAGCCGTTGGGTGGATCGATTCCACCAAATGTCGTTGTCGACCCGAAGACCCTGCCACTCTATGATTTCTTGAGGGGCCTTGTCGCGCGGCCTGGATTCATGAAAGATGGTACTATTCGAAAGACTATGTTCTAG
- a CDS encoding uncharacterized protein (ID:PFLUO_001761-T1.cds;~source:funannotate): MAPSNDAKALSEDSHSPSETSDMEQPEIQDRAPKRRRLSESSDGSYTAPAPLPTLSRIKKKDTNPKKPEPTEDEDPVTIRDALETGLRSEESTFSSLDVAPWLVGSLTTMAIRRPTAIQKACIPEILKGRDCIGGSRTGSGKTIAFGVPILQKWAKDPFGIFAVVLTPTRELALQIFEQFKAISAPQGMKPVLITGGTDMRPQAIALAQRPHVVIATPGRLADHIRTSGQDTVAGLGRVKMVVLDEADRLLVSGPGSMLPDVETCLGALPPSAERQTLLFTATVTAEVRALKEMPRPDNKPPIFVTEIATDNHGSIPPTLKQTYLKVPMTHREAFLHVLLSTDENISRPVIIFTNHTKTADVLERTLRRLGHRVTSLHSLLPQSERTSNLARFRAAAARVLVATDVASRGLDIPSVTLVVNFDVPRNPDDYVHRVGRTARAGRSGEAVTLVGQRDVQLVLAIEQRVGRQMDEWAQEGVNIESRVVRTGVLKEVGSAKREAAGEIEEGRDVLGRKRNKLKKVR, translated from the exons ATGGCGCCCTCAAATGATGCAAAAGCCCTCTCCGAGGATTCGCACAGTCCCTCCGAAACATCCGACATGGAACAACCCGAAATCCAAGACCGCGCGCCCAAGCGACGGCGTCTATCCGAGTCTTCGGACGGCTCATATACGGCACCAGCGCCGCTCCCCACCCTCTCGCGCATTAAGAAAAAGGACACAAACCCCAAGAAACCCGAGCCAacagaagacgaagacccAGTGACTATCCGCGATGCTCTTGAAACTGGTCTCCGCAGTGAAGAGTCGACGTTTTCCTCTCTGGATGTTGCGCCGTGGCTGGTCGGTTCGTTGACCACCATGGCTATCCGCCGGCCGACGGCTATTCAGAAGGCATGTATTCCGGAGATTCTGAAGGGGAGGGATTGCATCGGTGGTAGTCGGACGGGTTCCGGAAAGACGATTGCTTTTGGAGTACCGATTCTGCAGAAGTGGGCGAAGGATCCGTTTGGGATTTTTGCGGTCGTCTTGACGCCAACTCG TGAGCTTGCACTCCAGATCTTCGAGCAGTTCAAGGCTATTTCCGCCCCGCAGGGTATGAAGCCTGTTCTGATTACTGGTGGCACGGACATGCGGCCGCAGGCAATTGCGCTGGCGCAACGACCGCATGTGGTCATTGCGACTCCGGGTCGGCTGGCGGATCATATCAGAACATCTGGCCAAGATACCGTGGCTGGGTTAGGCCGAGTGAAGATGGTGGTGCTGGACGAGGCAGATCGATTACTGGTCAGCGGGCCAGGAAGCATGCTGCCCGACGTGGAAACATGTCTGGGGGCACTGCCGCCGTCTGCGGAGCGACAAACCCTGCTCTTCACTGCGACGGTGACAGCAGAAGTGCGCGCGCTGAAGGAAATGCCTCGCCCGGACAACAAGCCGCCCATCTTCGTGACAGAGATCGCAACCGATAACCACGGCAGCATACCACCAACCCTGAAACAAACCTACCTCAAAGTCCCCATGACGCACCGCGAAGCTTTTCTGCATGTCCTGCTCTCGACAGACGAGAACATCTCCCGACCCGTAATAATCTTCACAAACCACACCAAAACCGCCGATGTACTGGAGCGCACgctccgccgcctcggccaccgcGTCACCTCTCTACACAGTCTCCTTCCACAGTCCGAACGCACATCAAACCTGGCGCGATtccgcgccgccgctgcccgCGTCCTCGTCGCCACGGACGTCGCCTCCCGTGGTCTCGATATTCCGTCTGTGACCCTCGTCGTGAACTTCGATGTGCCTCGCAACCCAGACGACTACGTCCACCGCGTCGGTCGTACGGCCCGTGCGGGACGGTCCGGTGAAGCGGTTACACTGGTCGGACAACGCGATGTCCAGCTCGTGCTGGCTATTGAGCAGCGGGTTGGTCGCCAGATGGACGAGTGGGCTCAGGAGGGCGTCAATATTGAAAGCAGAGTCGTTCGCACCGGTGTGCTAAAGGAGGTTGGCTCGGCAAAGCGTGAGGCCGCCggtgagattgaggaggGCCGCGATGTACTTGGGCGGAAGCGGAACAAGCTCAAGAAGGTCCGCTGA
- a CDS encoding uncharacterized protein (ID:PFLUO_001768-T1.cds;~source:funannotate), whose amino-acid sequence MGHLLLAVSLAGLTSATEMVNININKRHDSSDSSESFYEAFNDDLARISLLALGCAAAAMYVWQLGFRFSGHLRRLSSFSDDRQRYFISAHESFARLKEHLIYAPLFRTRHNREFQLSQAVNMGNLPSRFHALLISGIIAMNVALCVITVPYRSTEDTVAGVIRNRTGTMATVNLIPLVLMAGRNNPLIAMLHVPFDTWNLLHRWLGRIVVLESLAHVFAWAVPKAQENGWNAVGMVFGESNFMLSGLVTYLMAALIFWALERTTRLFIIAYRNFGRQSTTATVEAMPGDAMRITLRLARPWTFQPGQHIYLYIPAIGWWTSHPFSVGWSETEEVLSDEKSMPISRQDLLGVPRRSTVSLLVRRRTGMTDKLFQRAANSTGSRVTLAAFAEGPYGNIHTLDSYGSVLLFAGGVGITHHVPFVRHLVAGFANGTVAARRVTLVWIIQSPEHLEWIRPWMTSILAMDRRREVLRIKLFVTRPRNAKEIQSPSATVQMFPGRPNIDTLVSMEVENQVGAMGVLVCGNGGLSDDVRRVCRKRQARTHVDYIEESFSW is encoded by the exons ATGGGTCACCTACTTCTGGCTGTCTCTCTCGCCGGGCTAACAAGCgcgacggagatggtcaatatcaatatcaacaaGCGACATGACTCCTCCGACTCATCAGAGAGCTTCTACGAGGCTTTCAATGACGACCTAGCACGCATCTCCCTCCTTGCTCTCGGTTGCGCAGCGGCCGCCATGTATGTGTGGCAGCTCGGCTTCCGCTTCTCCGGCCATCTGCGACGACTATCTAGCTTCAGCGATGACCGGCAGCGGTACTTCATATCTGCTCACGAGTCATTTGCCCGGCTCAAGGAGCACTTGATTTATGCACCACTGTTCCGCACGCGGCACAACCGCGAGTTTCAGCTCTCGCAGGCTGTCAATATGGGTAATCTACCCAGTCGCTTTCATGCACTCCTCATCTCGGGAATCATTGCTATGAACGTGGCACTCTGCGTTATTACGGTTCCCTATCGGTCGACGGAGGATACCGTCGCAGGTGTCATCCGTAACCGTACGGGCACGATGGCAACCGTCAATTTGATCCCGCTGGTCCTCATGGCTGGTCGGAACAATCCTCTTATCGCGATGCTGCACGTCCCCTTTGACACTTGGAATTTGCTCCACCGATGGCTGGGTCGCATTGTCGTTTTGGAGTCACTGGCTCATGTGTTCGCGTGGGCTGTTCCCAAGGCCCAGGAGA ACGGGTGGAATGCCGTCGGAATGGTGTTTGGTGAAAGCAACTTCATGCTTTCTGGCTTGGTG ACGTACCTGATGGCAGCCCTCATCTTCTGGGCCCTCGAG CGAACCACCCGTCTTTTCATCATTGCGTACCGCAACTTCGGGCGCCAATCTACCACCGCCACTGTCGAAGCAATGCCAGGCGACGCCATGCGCATCACCTTGCGCCTAGCTCGGCCCTGGACCTTCCAGCCCGGCCAGCATATTTACCTTTACATCCCCGCAATAGGGTGGTGGACATCACACCCATTTTCTGTCGGATGGAGCGAAACTGAAGAAGTGCTATCAGACGAGAAATCAATGCCGATATCTCGACAAGACCTACTCGGCGTGCCACGAAGATCGACCGTTTCACTcctcgtccgccgccgcacgGGCATGACCGACAAACTCTTCCAACGCGCAGCCAACTCAACCGGCTCCCGGGTTACACTCGCCGCCTTCGCAGAAGGCCCCTACGGCAACATCCACACACTGGATTCCTACGGCTCAGTCCTGCTCTTCGCCGGCGGCGTAGGGATAACGCACCACGTTCCCTTCGTCCGACATCTCGTCGCCGGTTTCGCAAACGGGACAGTCGCCGCCCGCCGCGTCACACTCGTCTGGATCATCCAGTCCCCGGAGCATCTGGAGTGGATCCGTCCCTGGATGACGAGTATCCTCGCAATGGACCGCCGACGCGAAGTCCTCCGCATCAAGCTCTTTGTCACCCGTCCCCGCAACGCAAAGGAGATCCAAAGCCCCTCGGCTACCGTGCAGATGTTTCCTGGCCGGCCTAATATCGACACTCTTGTCAGTATGGAGGTTGAGAACCAGGTGGGTGCTATGGGGGTCCTGGTTTGTGGAAATGGGGGCCTGAGTGATGATGTACGGCGCGTGTGTCGGAAGAGGCAAGCTCGCACCCATGTGGATTATATCGAGGAGAGCTTCTCGTGGTAG
- a CDS encoding uncharacterized protein (ID:PFLUO_001767-T1.cds;~source:funannotate) encodes MHAVSADGSNIFAEAIGNPSNPAVVFIHGFSGSGLVFEKQFSDTTLQTNLYQIRYDMRGHGRSDQPTSADSYTSQLFAEDFKAVCEAFNVEKPFLAGWSFGGTIGADICANLGPEYLSGEILLSSVPYGAAFPQVGKGDIVPVLQTLGSPTTTSADYAKAASDFVDSFVAPGLAIPVETKWLWMGAVLAQKPAVRSLLRSRTQDPAALITSRLPLLVIQGKNDVHLNAEKSKDLIKETFGSIAEYHTFEGVGHMPFYERADETNRLILEFVTRCKSA; translated from the exons ATGCACGCCGTCTCTGCCGACGGCAGCAATATCTTTGCGGAAGCTATCGGTAACCCGAGCAATCCAGCCGTTGTGTTCATACACGGCTTCAGTGGCTCTGGGCTAGTGTTTGAGAAACAGTTTTCCGATACTACCCTTCAGACGAATTTGTACCAA ATTCGCTACGACATGCGCGGTCATGGACGTAGTGACCAACCCACAAGTGCAGATTCATACACCTCGCAGCTCTTTGCAGAGGACTTCAAAGCTGTCTGCGAGGCATTCAACGTGGAAAAACCATTCCTTGCTGGCTG GAGCTTCGGAGGTACGATTGGCGCGGACATCTGCGCAAACTTAGGACCAGAGTACTTATCGGGAGAAATCCTACTAAGCTCGGTCCCCTATGGCGCAGCTTTCCCCCAAGTCGGCAAAGGGGATATCGTCCCTGTTCTACAAACACTCGGCAGCCCGACAACCACCTCTGCAGATTATGCGAAGGCAGCATCTGACTTCGTGGACTCGTTCGTTGCACCGGGGCTTGCCATTCCGGTGGAAACGAAGTGGTTGTGGATGGGTGCTGTCCTTGCACAG AAACCCGCCGTGCGTTCTCTCCTTCGTTCCAGAACCCAGGACCCCGCTGCTTTGATAACTTCGAGACTTCCGCTCTTGGTCATTCAGGGTAAAAATGATGTTCATCTCAACGCGGAGAAGTCTAAAGATTTGATCAAGGAGACATTCGGCTCTATCGCTGAATATCATACGTTCGAGGGAGTGGGACATATGCCGTTTTACGAGCGGGCAGACGAGACGAATAGGCTGATTCTGGAGTTTGTGACTCGTTGTAAATCGGCTTGA
- a CDS encoding uncharacterized protein (ID:PFLUO_001762-T1.cds;~source:funannotate), giving the protein MSVAPQRSHGDFSLPSGPNMHVPSNASPGLSSSPAHRRPSWQSQRLSSSLRSGKSGQSPRAAPGLAPPTAEPQESAGARTSDSQRRRVSVASSFWSTHPKWWRVRLFRGMVKDIKRRAPYYWSDLTDAWDYRIVPATIYMYFANILPALAFSLDMFEKTNQSYGVNEVLLASVLGAVVFSLFAAQPLVIVGVTGPITVFNYTVYDIISPRGTPFLAFMTWIGIWSLIMHWFLAITNACNALTYVTRFSCDVFGFYVAFIYLQKGIQVLTRQWGLVGEASAYLSIMVALLVLMSGWICGELGNSNLFQRYVRKFLEDYGTPLTIIFFTGFVHFGHMRDVDVSTLPTSKAFFPTVDRPWLVHFWDLSVGDIFLAIPFAVLLTILFYFDHNVSSLIAQGTEFPLRKPAGFHWDLWLLGLTTFIAGLLGIPFPNGLIPQAPFHTSALCVTRQVADEDDTNKGKAIRVTDHVVEQRVSNFAQGLLTLGTMTGPLLIVLHLIPQGVMAGLFFIMGVQALQGNGITQKLIFLAQDKNFTSASNPLKRLERRVAIWAFVLLELVSFGATFAITQTIAAIGFPVIILLLIPIRTFVLPRWFTRDELAALDAPTASPFTMESVGGTHGLEDESTEEENATASGARNAVLQRGRSQRSSESAVEDNDLESGETHELASLSMRRRSNASRVD; this is encoded by the exons ATGTCCGTTGCACCGCAGAGGTCGCACGGGGACTTCTCCCTGCCCTCAGGTCCAAATATGCACGTTCCCAGCAACGCATCGCCGGGACTCTCTTCGTCCCCAGCTCACAGAAGACCCTCCTGGCAATCTCAGCGCCTGTCATCATCCCTCCGATCAGGCAAGTCAGGTCAATCTCCGCGCGCGGCTCCGGGCTTGGCCCCGCCTACGGCGGAGCCGCAGGAGTCTGCAGGTGCCCGGACATCAGATTCGCAGCGTCGCCGTGTATCAGTCGCGTCGTCTTTTTGGTCGACCCACCCGAAATGGTGGCGCGTGCGTCTGTTCCGCGGGATGgtcaaggatatcaagcGCAGAGCGCCCTATTATTGGAGCGACTTGACTGATGCGTGGGATTATCGCATTGTTCCTGCGACGATTTATATGTATTTTGCAAA TATCTTGCCTGCCTTGGCTTTCTCGCTAGATATGTTTGAGAAGACAAACCAGAGCTACGGCGTAAATGAAGTCTTGCTTGCATCTGTGCTTGGGGCCGTGGTGTTTTCCCTCTTCGCGGCTCAGCCGCTGGTCATTGTTGGTGTTACTG GTCCGATTACGGTGTTCAATTATACGGTCTACGATATTATTTCACCCCGAGGCACACCATTTCTCGCTTTTATGACTTGGATTGGCAT TTGGTCACTGATCATGCACTGGTTCCTTGCCATCACGAATGCCTGCAACGCACTAACCTATGTCACCCGTTTCTCATGTGACGTCTTCGGGTTTTACGTTGCCTTTATCTATCTCCAAAAGGGCATCCAGGTATTGACTCGACAATGGGGTCTAGTGGGAGAAGCCTCGGCCTACCTGAGCATCATGGTTGCCCTCCTCGTGCTCATGAGCGGATGGATCTGCGGCGAGCTGGGCAACAGCAATCTCTTCCAGAGATATGTCCGCAAGTTCCTGGAGGATTACGGTACCCCGTTGACGATTATCTTCTTCACTGGCTTCGTCCACTTTGGCCATATGAGGGATGTGGATGTCTCAACACTTCCCACGAGCAAGGCTTTCTTCCCAACTGTTGATCGCCCGTGGCTGGTGCATTTTTGGGATTTGAGTGTTGGAGATATCTTTCTCGCCATTCCTTTTGCGGTCCTTCTCACCattcttttctattttgATCACAACG TCTCGTCTCTCATCGCCCAGGGAACCGAATTCCCACTCCGCAAACCCGCAGGTTTCCACTGGGATCTCTGGCTACTGGGTCTAACAACCTTCATTGCCGGACTCCTCGGCATCCCCTTCCCCAATGGACTCATCCCACAAGCACCCTTCCACACCTCCGCCCTCTGCGTCACCCGCCAGgtcgccgacgaagacgacaCAAACAAAGGAAAAGCCATCCGAGTCACCGATCACGTCGTCGAGCAACGAGTTAGCAACTTTGCCCAGGGCCTTCTCACCCTAGGCACTATGACCGGCCCACTACTGATCGTGCTGCATCTGATACCGCAGGGCGTGATGGCCGGCCTATTCTTCATCATGGGCGTGCAGGCATTACAAGGGAACGGAATCACGCAGAAACtgatcttcctcgcccaAGACAAGAACTTCACGTCCGCATCGAACCCCCTGAAAAGACTCGAACGCCGCGTCGCCATCTGGGCCTTTGTGCTCCTCGAACTGGTCAGCTTCGGCGCCACTTTCGCCATCACCCAGACGATCGCGGCTATCGGGTTCCCGGTTATCATTCTTCTGCTCATCCCCATACGGACTTTTGTGCTGCCGCGCTGGTTTACTCGTGATGAATTAGCCGCGCTCGATGCTCCGACTGCTAGTCCCTTTACTATGGAAAGCGTTGGTGGTACTCATGGGTTGGAGGATGAGTCtacggaggaagagaatgcTACTGCTTCGGGTGCGAGAAACGCTGTGCTGCAGAGAGGTCGTTCTCAACGGTCATCGGAGTCGGCGGTTGAGGATAATGATTTGGAGAGTGGTGAGACGCACGAGCTTGCTTCTCTATCTatgcgaagaagaagcaatgCCAGTCGGGTTGACTAA
- a CDS encoding uncharacterized protein (ID:PFLUO_001764-T1.cds;~source:funannotate) has translation MTRPDITLYTAQTPNGIKISMALEELGLPYKVEKIDISKNTQKEDWFLEINPNGRIPALTDTFGDGQKIRLFESGGILQYLAEEYDPDHKISFPKGTREHYEMTNWLFFQNAGLGPMQGQANHFVRYAPERIEYGVNRYVNEARRLYGVLDKHLAQSKSGYLVGDHVSIADISHWGWVASAGWSGVDIEEFPHLKAWEDRMAQRPATEKGRHVPSRHTIKDLLKDKAAMEKHAADTRKWVQEGMKEDSKNKI, from the exons ATGACTCGCCCGGACATTACTCTCTACACAGCCCAGACGCCTAATGGGATCAAGATCTccatggcgctggaggagctggg GCTGCCCTACAAGGTCGAAAAGATTGATATCTCCAAGAATACGCAGAAGGAAGA CTGGTTTCTCGAGATCAACCCCAACGGCCGTATCCCCGCCCTGACCGACACCTTCGGTGACGGCCAGAAGATCCGTCTGTTCGAGTCTGGTGGCATCCTGCAGTATCTCGCCGAGGAGTACGACCCAGACCACAAGATCTCCTTCCCCAAGGGCACGCGCGAACACTACGAGATGACCAActggctcttcttccagaacGCGGGCTTGGGTCCCATGCAGGGCCAGGCCAACCACTTCGTCCGGTACGCGCCGGAGCGCATCGAGTACGGCGTCAACCGATACGTCAACGAAGCGCGCCGGCTGTACGGGGTCCTCGACAAGCACCTCGCGCAGTCCAAGTCCGGGTACCTGGTGGGGGATCACGTCTCCATTGCCGATATCTCACACTGGGGATGGGTGGCTAGCGCTGGATGGTCTGGGGTGGATATCGAGGAGTTCCCACATCTCAAGGCGTGGGAGGATCGCATGGCGCAGCGTCCAGCAACGGAGAAGGGCCGCCATGTGCCGTCACGGCACACCATCAAGGACCtcctcaaggacaaggcGGCTATGGAAAAGCACGCAGCCGATACCCGGAAGTGGGTCCAGGAGGGAATGAAGGAGGATTCGAAGAATAAGATCTAA
- a CDS encoding uncharacterized protein (ID:PFLUO_001765-T1.cds;~source:funannotate): MAQTIVLITGANQGIGFEVAKQILESHKTYYILLGSRDPERGAQAAAELDPTSASVEPITIDVTDDASIERAAEQVASKHGRLDVLINNAGINNEIDIALARMKRQKEGITEEPTMPLAELRKLYREAYEVNVFGAAAVTEAFIPLLEKTAALPPRIVFVSSHTGSMGVRSDPSQEMYPRQHKAIGPVYRSSKAAFNMLMLHYAALFEDKGGKVNASCPNLTATNFARGMGGRPVSESAVNIVRLATLAEGGETGTYSDENGPVPW; this comes from the coding sequence ATGGCTCAAACCATTGTTCTTATCACCGGTGCAAACCAGGGCATTGGATTTGAGGTTGCCAAACAGATCCTAGAATCCCACAAGACCTACTACATCCTCCTCGGATCTCGCGATCCTGAGCGCGGCGCCCAAGCTGCCGCAGAGCTAGATCCTACGAGCGCATCAGTGGAGCCGATCACGATCGATGTGACGGACGATGCATCCATCGAGCGCGCAGCGGAGCAAGTCGCATCGAAGCACGGCCGACTGGATGTGCTCATCAACAACGCGGGCATCAACAACGAGATTGACATTGCGTTGGCACGCATGAAGCGGCAAAAGGAAGGCATCACCGAGGAGCCAACGATGCCtctcgccgagctgcgaAAGCTATACCGCGAAGCATACGAGGTGAACGTGTTTGGCGCCGCCGCAGTCACCGAAGCTTTCATTCCGCTGCTTGAGAAGACAGCGGCATTGCCGCCCCGGAttgtctttgtctcttcGCATACCGGGTCCATGGGCGTTCGCTCCGATCCGTCGCAAGAGATGTATCCCAGGCAACATAAGGCCATCGGCCCCGTCTACCGCAGTAGCAAGGCGGCTTTCAACATGCTCATGCTGCACTATGCTGCCTTGTTTGAAGACAAGGGGGGCAAGGTGAATGCATCATGCCCGAACCTCACGGCCACGAATTTTGCGCGCGGAATGGGTGGCCGGCCGGTGTCTGAGTCCGCCGTGAATATTGTCCGACTGGCGACTCTGGCCGAGGGCGGGGAAACGGGGACATACTCGGATGAAAATGGGCCCGTGCCATGGTAG
- a CDS encoding uncharacterized protein (ID:PFLUO_001763-T1.cds;~source:funannotate): protein MAWRNQGITGSNNIPLGRRRFAGDVPEEDSRTATPSSMGTDGPKRGRSPVRAEPPADGIKRRKKRNRWGDQQENKAAGLMGLPTMIMANFTSEQLEAYTLHLRIEEISQKLRINDVVPADGDRSPSPPPQYDNFGRRVNTREYRYRKRLEDERHKLVEKAMKTIPNYHPPSDYRRPTKTQEKVYVPVNDYPEINFRPRGNTLKKMETESGAKIAIRGKGSVKEGKGRSDAAHASNQEEDLHCLIIADTEDKLVKARQLIHNVIETAASIPEGQNELKRNQLRELAALNGTLRDDENQACQNCGQIGHRKYDCPEQRNFTTNIICRVCGNAGHMARDCPDRQRGSDWRNNGGYGGRDSRPAVGTGDAVDREMEQLMNELSGGAPGEYPPRRIEAGPGQGYPDDRGAKPWERGPPPSDVAPWQQRGRDRGRDDYGSRDQGGAAPWASQGRGGDYGYGSQGYAAPGTAPGAAPWQQQAPPPPPGGQAGYGYGGYSSYAPPGTGAPGAAPPGMGAPPPPPGMPQYYGGAGDPPPPPPPGDGPPPPPPSDQPPPPPPPA from the exons ATGGCGTGGCGCAACCAAGGAATCACGGGCTCCAACAATATCCCGCTGGGCCGGCGACGCTTTGCGGGTGATGTTCCTGAAGAGGACAGTCGCACGGCGACTCCTTCCTCCATGGGAACAGACGGCCCCAAGCGTGGCCGAAGCCCTGTTCGTG CGGAGCCTCCCGCCGATGGTATCAAAAGGCGTAAGAAGCGCAACCGCTGGGGCGATCAGCAGGAGAATAAGGCTGCGGGTCTGATGGGCTTGCCCACCATGATCATGGCCAACTTCACCAGCGAGCAGCTGGAGGCGTATACCCTGCACCTGCGcatcgaggagatcagcCAGAAGCTGCGGATCAATGACGTGGTCCCGGCCGACGGTGATAG GTCTCCctcgccaccgccgcaaTACGATAACTTTGGTAGACGTGTGAACACGCGCGAATACCGCTACCGCAAGCGACTTGAGGATGAGCGTCACAagctggtcgagaaggccatgaAGACCATCCCTAACTACCATCCGCCTTCTGACTACAGACGTCCCACCAAGACCCAGGAGAAGGTCTATGTCCCAGTGAATGACTATCCAGAGATTAACTTCA GACCTCGTGGAAACACcttgaagaaaatggagaCCGAGTCCGGGGCCAAGATTGCCATCCGAGGCAAAGGCTCCGTCAAGGAGGGCAAAGGCCGCTCTGATGCCGCTCACGCTAGcaaccaggaagaagatctTCACTGTTTGATTATCGCTGACACAGAAGACAAGCTGGTGAAGGCACGCCAGCTGATTCACAACGTTATCGAAACA GCTGCATCTATCCCTGAGGGTCAAAATGAGCTCAAACGCAACCAGCTGCGTGAACTGGCCGCTCTCAACGGTACTCTTCGTGACGATGAGAACCAGGCTTGCCAGAACT GTGGTCAAATCGGACACCGGAAGTATGACTGTCCCGAACAGCGCAACTTCACTACAAACATCATCTGTCGTGTCTGCGGCAACGCTGGACACATGGCCCGCGATTGTCCCGATCGCCAGAGAGGCAGCGATTGGCGCAACAATGGTGGCTATGGTGGCCGCGACTCTCGTCCTGCCGTTGGCACTGGTGATGCTGTCGACCGCGAGATGGAG CAACTCATGAACGAATTGTCTGGAGGTGCTCCTGGCGAGTACCCGCCCCGTCGCATTGAAGCCGGTCCGGGCCAGGGCTATCCCGACGACCGCGGCGCGAAGCCCTGGGAGCGTGGCCCGCCACCGAGCGACGTTGCCCCCTGGCAACAGCGAGGACGGGATCGCGGACGCGACGACTACGGGTCCCGCGACCAAGGCGGTGCTGCTCCATGGGCTTCACAGGGTCGCGGTGGCGATTATGGATATGGTTCTCAAGGCTATGCCGCTCCCGGTACTGCCCCTGGCGCCGCCCCTTGGCAGCAGCAAGCTCCTCCCCCGCCTCCCGGTGGACAGGCTGGCTATGGTTACGGCGGATACTCGTCTTACGCACCTCCCGGCACGGGCGCTCCTGGTGCTGCTCCTCCTGGCATGGGTGCTCCTCCGCCCCCTCCCGGTATGCCTCAGTACTAcggtggtgctggcgacccgccgccacctcctccacctggagatggacctccgcctcctcccccGAGCGAccagcctcctccgcctccgcccCCTGCGTGA